In the Gracilimonas sp. genome, GGCCAGCTTCACTTCGGCATTTTCCAGAATGTAGGCGATGCGGTTGTCATCTTCCCCAAGATTTACCGGCACTACTACCAGTCCGCAGAACCAGGCCGCAAAATACTGAATCACCGTATGCCAGTGATTGTGGGAAATGGTGGCAATTTTATCCCCGGGCTGAAGTCCCTTAGATTGATAGAAACGGGCGGTGTTTACTACATGCTCATAGAATTCCCGGTAAGAAATCTCTGTACGATTCTGACCAGCGTCCCTGTAGGTAAGATATGTTTTGTCGCTCCCAATGCCTCTTTTCAGCAGACTAAAGAAATCATCCTGCAAATCCTCCGGTGAATTTTCCAGAGTCCGGGCATGTGCAATCTTTTCTTCTAAGGTATTGAATTTCATGGTACTCCAACTTTTTTGAGATGGTAGCGGATGAAAGCTAAAAAGGCAAGAAATGGCTTTACAACAGCTTCTTCATCTTATAATTCGCAATCTCAATCCCCTTTCTGTTCACCATTTGTTTTTTAATGACCTTGAAACCATGCTTTTCGAAGAACGGCCTGGCTGTAATACTCCCGTCCGTTATTATTTCTTTGAGCTGATTTTCCTTCGCATAATCTATCAAAGCGGTAATCAGGGTTTTGGCGATGCCTTTTCTTTGATGGTTTTTGTGAACAAACATCGTATCGAGATAGCCTTCGTTTGTGATGGAGGCAAATCCTGTGATACAGTCCTCTTCTTCAGTCACCAAAAAATACTGCTCTCGAATTTTAAGCAACCACCGGTCTGTATCTTTAGAGCTTGAACTCCATGCTTTAATTTGCGATGGTGAATAATCCCGATTGTTTACTTCAGAAATCGTATCTGTAAACAGGTTCAGAATTTCATCCAGATCATTTTGATTCGCTTTACGAATCTTCATTCCTTTATTGTTTTGCCGGTATGCGTGGAATCGTCATAATTTCTCGCTGGCGTCCATCTATGTACCAAACTCCGGATTCATCAAAGAACGCATCTTCTTCCAGCATAATCCGGATTTCCTTGCCCCACTCTTCAATATAGGTAGCTGCATTCAGCTCTATAGAATAAGCGGTATTCAGGTGAAGCGGGTAATCGCCATCCCCTGGCACGCCACCCTGAGCATCCCACATTCCAAGCGTAGTTCCGGCTGCATGACCGTGATAACCAATGGGGTGGGTGTAGATGCTGGGCTTAAGCCCTTCTTCTATAGCTTGCTCCCGCGACATTTTTAGCACTTCATTCCCTGTACGGCCTTCTTTGAAATTATTGGTGAAGATATCCTGCAGGCGATTTCCATTTTCGAAGGCCTTCACTAAATAACCAGGCACCTCGGTTTCTTCCGGGCGAAGCACATACGCATGCTGCTGGGTATCGGTGTTAAGTCTGAGGTAGGTGATTCCGAAATCCACGTGGAGTAAATCCCCGGGCATAATCACGTTTTCGCCGGGACGACTGTCAAAGGTCCTGAGGTGGTCAAAAGATTCCGGATCAGCCCGCTGAATGGATACACTTGGATGAAACCAGGTATTCAGCTTTAATTCCCTGATTTTCTCCCGATACCACCAAACCACATCTTCGGTAGTAGTGATTCCCGGCTGAATGGCAGCATCTGAAAATCCTTCAGCGATAATCTCATGGGCAATTCTGACGATTTGGGGATACACCTGCATTTCTTTTTTCGTACGGGTTTCCAGCCATCGTACAGCCAGCTTCTCGGCTGAAACCAGACGATCCGAGTATTTTTTTCCGATGGCTTCTTTCATTTCTTCGTAATCAGTGACCACCATGCCATCTGCATGTCCCCAAATTTCAGAAATATTAATTCCGATTTTTTCCGGATTCCGTTCTTCAATGATTTCCTTTAGCCGCTTCCATTGATTGGGTTCTCTTTCCTTATCCCACGCCTTTTTGAATGTTTCTCCCACATCATACCGGGCAACCGCCAGCGTTTCCACTCCTTTCCCCGCTCCTAAATCATGCATTACCAAAATAGTTCGGCGCCGGGCAGCAAGCCAGGTAGCCGGAAGCATGGTTTCAATAACGGGATCTTCATTGTATTCCCTGGAAACCACAATCCACATATCGATATCAGTTTCCCTCATCAATTCCGGCAGGTAGTTCTGAACCTTATCTTTTAGCATATCATCGATTACAGCTGCCCGTTCCTTCATAGGCAGAATATGCGGATAGTTTTGAGCTATAAGAGGAGTGGCGAAGATGAATATCAGGCTGAGCGTTAGGAGTTTTTTCATGGCGGTTTTTAATTTAAAAATTTGCAGAATATGGGAATGGACAGGCAGAGGTGCAACTGTGGTTTCTTTAGTTGGGATAAAACAAAATTTCGGACATACGCTGCAAAATGACCTACGTAAGAGTATTATTTAAATTCTAATAAACAAAAACCCCGGATCAGTTTTCACCAACCCGGGGTTTAAATTTTCTATCTGCTGTTCAGATTTACATTGATGCTAAATCGCGTAATGTTTGAGCCAGCTTGCCTGCTTTTGCAGAACCAGAGGTATCAATTCCACCAGCCAATTCAGTTAGCAATGCTGATTTATCTGAACCAGAGGACTTCTCTGCTTTCGCAATTCCAGATCTGAGTGCAGAGATTTCGGATGCTCCCATCTCTTTGTCGCGTGCAAGCTGATCTACATAGGCTTTAGCTAAAGCGTAGGTAGTAGGCCATTCAAACATAGGCTGACCCTGAGCATTCAGGTAATCGAGCTTCACTGTATTAGCCGCATCAATTTCATTTTGAGTAAGCAATGGATTTGCTTCCAGCTCAAAAATATCCATACCACGAGCGATTTCTGAATTGATGATCATACCATTGTACCAGTATACCGACCAGCTACCACCCATTTGCATACGAGTTGAATCAACAGGGCCTCGGTCGTGAAATGCGATCTCAACCGGATTGGCGGGGTCAGTCCAGTCAAACACGGAAATTCCACCCTGATACCACGACTGCACCATAATTTCACGTCCCGGAACCGGAATAAGCGAACCATTATGGGCTACACAATTCTCTTGTGGTGTTTGAGCAGCCGGGAGTTTGTAATAGCTCTGGAATTCCATCTTGTTGTTCTCATTAATGGTAAACAAAGCATTTGCTCCCCACTCATAAGGATCCGTTTCACGGCATTTTGGCTGTCCGCCACCGCCCCACTCATCTGTGAACAACACTTTACTTCCGTCATTGCTGAAGGTAGCAGAGTGCCAGTAAGAGAAGTTAGAATCAGCAACTGCGTCTACTCTTACAGGGTTTGCCGGGTCAGAAATATCAAGCAGTAAACCATAGCCTTCACAAGCGCCACCGGCTAATCCAATTTCAGGATATAATGTGATGTCATGGCACTGGTTAGGACCACGTTCGTCTTCCTCATCATCTCCACCCACACCAAATTGCTGGTCAACCATCATCTGGATATTTTCACGCACGTAAGCACTGTCAGCTGCTGTAGGCTCTGCACCTTCGCCAGCTCTCTGCTGTGCTACATTCGATAAAATCATTCTTACATACTGACCTGGAATCACACGTTCCTGACCAAAAATAACCGCAGTAAAAGCACCTTCTTCCTTGGCTTTTTCCAACGCAGCTTTGTCGGCCGGAGCCATACCGTGTGTAGGAGCTGCTTCCAGGTTTTCGAAAATTCGTGGAGAGTTTACGATTGCCGCTTCTTCCGGATTGTCCAGCGGGACTTGTATCACTTCTATCCTGAACAAGGCTGAGTTCGGATCCTCATCCGGCATTGCAGATGAACATCCTGGCAATTCTTCATTTGGACGAACCGGAGCAGAACCAGAAACATAGATATATACGTTTTCGTCGTCTTCAGGGTCTTTCAATACAGAGTGCGTATGTGAACCGCGACAAGTTTGAACGTTTGATACATATTTTGGCTCTTTAATATCTGTGATATCAAAAATCCGGATTCCGCGAAGCCGTTCTTCACTTACTGTTTCCTGTACACCTTCGGTACCACAATCGAGCCGGCCTCCCAATCCTTCACCGGATACAAAAAGCAGGTTTCCATATACAGATACATCACTTTGCGATGCCGGACATAAGTAGTCAACAACCAGTTCAGGTGACCGCGGATTTGAAACATCCCATACAACCACACCATTATAGTTCCCCTGAATAGCGTAATTACCTTTAAAAGCTAAATCTGAGTTTGTAACCCCTACAAAATCTTCCGGGGGTGGAGTTTGAGATAGCATATTGAGGTTCCAGGAAGCTTCACCAGCATCAAATAAACCGGCTTTCAGGCCAACCCGTGGGTCTGGACTTGGAGGGTTAGCTTCCGTTACCGGTTTTGGTTCAATAGATGGCATCATGCTTGCTGAGCTTGAGTCGTCCATCATCGAAGAAGACGAACAACCATAAGCTCCAATCAGCACCGTCACCATCAAAGTGAGAAATAGGTTCGATTTTTTCATAGTTAAATTACTGAGTTTTTGTTGACTTGATTTTCTTTCTACTGTTGATTTGCAGCTGTAATTCGATCCAGCATCAGTTGCATTCGGTCAATTTCCGTACGCTGATCTACCTGTATGTCTGAAGCCAATTTGAAGGCTGCATCATCCTGGGCTGCTCCGTCCGTATCGAATAACCTGGTAACCATAGTTACTGCTCCTTTATGATGATCGATCATATACTTTAGAAACAGCCGGTCAAATTCATCGCCCCTGGCTTCGCTGAGTTCTTTTAGCTGAGCCGGTGAAAGCATCCCTGCCATGTTGGTGTGATCCATTTTCATATGATCTTCCCCAAGCCCGTGAATCATCAGGTTCAACCCTTTTATATGTACTTCAGGCACCGGTTGATCACGATCTCTAAGCCAGGTTTGCATCGACTGAATTTCATCTTTCTGGGCATTGATGATTCTTGCTGCGAGTGTTTGAATTTGCTGGCTGGCATTATTCTCCGGAGCCAATCGCGACATAATTAAGGCCTGAGCATGATGGGCAATCATGCCGGTCATAAACTTTACATCAGCTTGAGTAAAATTCATTTTTGCACTGTCCCGACGGGCCCAGTATAAAGCTTCCATCTCGGCCTTAGTCATTTCAGTGCCATTTTCAGTGGCCTTTTCAGAAACTGTTGAGCTATCTGAATCAGAATTATTACTTACCGATTCTGAGTTTTTACATGCTGATAATCCAATCACCAACACAAACAAAAGAATTGATTTGGCTAGTTTTGCCATAAAACTGTTGTTCATATACACAATATCCATAACACGTTAACCTTGTAGAATCTCTCTTTTTTTAGAGACGGCTTATTATAAGGGCATTAAACCTGAAAAACCATCTGCAATTAAATCATGCTTAATTTTTTAGCCAGGCATTTCTTTTTTCTTTAGCCTTTCTGTTCGCTTTTGAATTCAACTCTGTTTTAAGAGTCGAATCTTCAGCTAAAGTTACATTAACAGATTTTTCTTGCCCCCACCGGGTGAACCTAACCTCAATTTCATCCCCGGGTTTGTACCCGCTAAGAATATCATCCACCGATTCCACTTCACTCAAGGCAGTTCCGGCAATAGACGAAATTTCATCATCTGTATTAATTCCCGCTTTATATATGGGTGAACCGATGATCGCATTCGATTCCAGCTTACCGATTCCGTCTTCAATTTCGATATCGGTTCCAAGAACCGCCTTGCCGGGATTGGCTTTAACAAGCGTGATCCCGAAATCAGCTAGTAAACTTTGGTAATCTGGCAGCTGACTGTCAAAGATATAGTTCTCAAAAAACGCCTCCGCAAAATCAGCTCCTGCATATTCAGCTAACGTAGCCTGAATGTCTCTGTTGGTGTAGGGAACCTCCTTCTTTCCAAACTTCCTCCACATTAATTTCATGAAGTCATCCAGATTTTTGTTGCCGTCCATTTTTCTGAGTGAAAGGTCCAGCCCGAGTCCCAAAACGCTTCCATAGGTGTAATAAGAAATGAAGGTGTTTGTTTTATTCTGAGGATCTACTGACGTGGCTGCATCCACAAAGGGAGCCTGATAGCTCATTTCAACCGGAGAGAAAAACTCTCGCCCGGGACGATTAATAACATAGTTCAATCCGCCATCCAGGGCCGCCGCATATTCCTCGGCCGTATTTATCCCCGCACGATGAAGAATCAAGTCATCGTAATAGCTGGTGAAACCTTCAGCAAACCAGAGCTCTCCACTCATGTTGGCTTCCTCAAAATCAAAAGGCTCCAGACTAGCCGGACGAATACGCTCTACATTCCAGACATGAATAAACTCATGCGAAACCGTTCCCAAACTGGTATTTCCAAGCGGGCGATCCAAAGGCTTGGAATTGGTAACAATAGTAGAGTTCCGATGCTCCATCCCGTCACCACTTGCGTTAGGCATATAGCAGCTCAGAAATACATATTCCCCGTAATCAAATTCAGGAAGCTCACCGAAAAGATTCACCTGCGCGTTCACAATGGCCATCACCTTTCCAAAGTATTCATCTGCTTCTTCATCCGTTGCCGGTGTATGCAAAGCCATCTTAATCAACTGTCCGTCAATGGCTTCCTGTCGCTCGTGGAAATCAGCGATCTCTACCGGACTGTCGAGGAAGTAATACAAATCAGGTGCATAAAAGGTTGCTCCTTCAAGTGGTTTTAGCTGAGTTGCTACTTTCCAGTTCAGATCTTCCCGGACGTCAAAAGTGATTTCAATCGGGCGGTGCTCGTAATCTCTTGCCCAGGCAAAAGTGGCCGGCATATTGAGATGCGCATGGGTTTCATCTACCTGTGAATAAGTCCCGTCTCCCCGATTGGCAAAAAGAGTGTACTCAAACTTCACGGTTCCGTCATGTCCGCTTATATTCCATTGATGCGGATTGGGTCGTGTGATTTCCAGCTCATTCCCCTTGCTGTCAGTTGCCTTCACTCCATATACATTCTTGGCAAACTCATGAAGTGCATATCGTCCGGGAGAAGTCCGGCTCATCCGTACTTCCAGTATCTTATCCTCCAGGTTGGTATACGTCACTGAAATTTCAGCCTCGTGATGAACGGCGTTTTCGAAAGAGATTTCGTATTGGGTGGTAGTTTGGGCGAGGAGTGATAAGGTGAGAAGTGAAAAAGCGAGCGTAAACAGAACTTTTCTCATGACAGAATTTTGAGATTCTAAATTGATGGATGGATGGAATATGAAGAGGATAGGTGTTAGTTACAAGGTATTAGGTTTTAGTAGTTCGAGTCTGAGTTTAGTAATCTTGCTAATCCTTTAATCATTGAAATCAAGGTTCAGAAGCTAATTTTGAACCATGATTTGTGGGATTTATGGATTCCCTTGATTTCAATTGTACTCGCTACGATCGCTCTGCGTCGTAGTGAATTTGGTGACGACTCAGAGCGATCGTCACCAGGTATTATCACTTCAATGTTAAATGTTCGTTATTCCTTGTTCGATGTTCTACTCATCCTCGAGCCAGGAATACGGATAGCTTGGATCATCCAGGCGCATGGCTTCTTCGGTTACATACATCGGGTGGAAAGTGTCAATCATGACCGCGTACTCATCGGTTTCTTCCGCTCCAATACTTGCTTCCGCTTTACCGGGCTGAGGTCCGTGCGGAATACCACCGGGATGTAAAGTGATATCGGCATAACCAATTCCTTTCCTGCTCATGAAATCCCCTTCCACATAATAGATCATCTCATCGGAATCGACGTTGGAGTGGTTGTAAGGTGCCGGAATAGACTCGGGATGATAATCGAATTTACGCGGACAGAAACTGCATACTACATAATTATGTCCCCGGAAGGTCTGATGAACGGGTGGTGGCTGGTGAATGCGTCCGGTTATCGGTTCAAAATCTTTAATATTGAAAATCCATGGGTACAGATATCCATCCCAACCGACTACATCGCAAGGATGATGATCGAAGGTATAATGATGAAACCGACCGCCTTTTTTAATTCTTACTTCGAACTCCCCTTCTTCAGGGTGGAAAAGCTGTTCAGAAGGCAGGCGGAAATCCCGCTCACAAAATGGAGAGTTTTCCATAAACTGCCCCATTTCTGAGAGATAGCGCTTTGGGAATTCGATTGGACCGGTGGATTCCGTAAATAAAAACCGGTTTTCATCCGTCTCAAAATTCATTTGATAGGTTGTGCCTCTTGGCAGGAAGATGTAATCGCCATAACCAAAATCGAGGCGACCAAATACAGACTGAATATGTCCTTCACCTTCGTGGATAAACAACAGTTCATCATGTTCCCCATTGCGGTAGAAATAATCCATTTTTCCGGTCGGGCGGGCTGTTCCAATTTGAATATCGTTGTTGAACATCAGCACTTTTCGCCCGGTAATGGGATCGCCACCCGCAGGAATATCTTTGGTTTTCAACAGCCGGTGCCGGAGCGTTTTTTCATCCGCTTTCTTGACGGATATTTCTGCTCCTTCCTCAATTTTAACCACACGTGTTGGCATATGGTGATGGTAAAGCAGCGAACTGTTCCCATGGAATCCCTCTGCTCCAAAAAGCTCTTCGGTATATAATTCCCCATCCGGTCGACGGAAAATCGTGTGTCTTTTATGTGGGATCTTCCCTAATGCGTGGTAATACATGGCTTCTGAATTAAAAATGAAAAAGTTAAAAATTTAAAATTGGCTCTTTCCAATTCTTAATTTTTAATCTAGAATTTTAAATTGATTAAAGGTTGCCTCTGGCGTCCTGTTCGCGTTCAATGGCTTCAAATAACGCTTTGAAATTTCCTTTTCCGAATCCTCGTGCACCTTTACGCTGAATGATTTCAAAGAATAACGTAGGCCGGTCAACAACTGGTTTTGTGAAAATCTGAAGCAAATAACCTTCGTCATCACGATCTACCAAAATCCCAAGGTCTTCCAGCTTCTCAATAGGCTCATCAATTTTACCGACCCGGTCTTCCAGTTCTTCATAATAAGTAGTCGGAACTTTCAGGAATTCCACGCCGCGGTCCCTGAGTTTGGTAACCGTGCCAATAATATCTCCGGTCAGCAATGCAATATGTTGCACTCCCGGACCCTCAAAGAAATCCAGGTATTCTTCAATCTGGGATTTTTTCTTACCATCGGCGGGCTCATTGATTGGAAACTTAATCATTCCCCTTCCCCCCGCCATTACACGGCTCATTAATGCCGAGTATTCGGTAGAGATATCCTTGTCATCAAAGCTTATGTATTGAGTGAATCCAAGTACATCGCGGTAGAAATCAACCCAATCTTCCATTCGGCCTAACTCTACATTCCCTACGCAATGATCCACAAACTCAACGCCAACCGGCTCCGATTTAACCAGACTCTCCTTGGCTTCAAATCCCGGCATAAACAATCCATTGTACTCAGAGCGATCGATAAAGGAATGAATGACATCTCCATAGGTTTTAATGGCTGCTTTCCGGATGGTCCCATGTTTATCTTTCATATCATGAGGTTCCAGTACAGGTTCTGCCCCGCGCTTCACCGATTCATTAAAAGCCCGGTCTACATCTTCTACATGCATGGCTATATCTCTGACACCATCTCCATGCTTTTGAACAAACTTGGCAATGGGTGAATCACTGTTGAGAGGAGCCGAAAGCACAAACCGGATATTTCCCTGCTCCAGATAATAGGAAGCCCGATCACGAATACCTGTTTCCAGGCCTGAATACCCTTTTAATTGAAAGCCAAAGGTAGTGATGTAGAAATGTGCAGCCTGTTTGGCATTGTTTACATAGTGTTCCACATAATCTACATCCTGCAGCCCAAGATGATCATCAAATTTTTCTTCCAGAGGTCGCTTCAGGGTATCTGATTGGTTAGCCATATTCACGCTTTTATTTAATCTTTATTCACTGAGAAAATACAAAATAAAAAGCGCTTCCATAAGAGTAAAAATTTGTGGCTCTTGGATTTGTTTGGGCTGCCTGGCTATTGCCGTTTTAGTTAGAGGCGGGGCATCTTGATGAGAATAAATCTCTTTGCTGCTCACTCGGACCGGGTGGTCCGGCGGGACGTTGGAGATGAGATTAACTACTTCACTCACTAATCAACACTCAACTCAATTTCGATATCCTCAGTAATGATTTTAGTAAGATTGATTGGAGGAATAATGAAATCGCTAAAATCTGTTTCGCTAGTCTTTTCATGAAGTACACCTCTGGCAGTACCAACTGTTAATACTGCCATGTGAGAAGCAAAACCTTCCGGTATTATTATTTTATTATTGTCTACGTCAATCAATGATTCCCAGGCTTCTTCTTCCATTTCAAAGCCACAGGTCACAGAAATGATTAAGAAAGGCTTGTCATTTTGTT is a window encoding:
- a CDS encoding GNAT family N-acetyltransferase, producing MKIRKANQNDLDEILNLFTDTISEVNNRDYSPSQIKAWSSSSKDTDRWLLKIREQYFLVTEEEDCITGFASITNEGYLDTMFVHKNHQRKGIAKTLITALIDYAKENQLKEIITDGSITARPFFEKHGFKVIKKQMVNRKGIEIANYKMKKLL
- a CDS encoding M24 family metallopeptidase → MKKLLTLSLIFIFATPLIAQNYPHILPMKERAAVIDDMLKDKVQNYLPELMRETDIDMWIVVSREYNEDPVIETMLPATWLAARRRTILVMHDLGAGKGVETLAVARYDVGETFKKAWDKEREPNQWKRLKEIIEERNPEKIGINISEIWGHADGMVVTDYEEMKEAIGKKYSDRLVSAEKLAVRWLETRTKKEMQVYPQIVRIAHEIIAEGFSDAAIQPGITTTEDVVWWYREKIRELKLNTWFHPSVSIQRADPESFDHLRTFDSRPGENVIMPGDLLHVDFGITYLRLNTDTQQHAYVLRPEETEVPGYLVKAFENGNRLQDIFTNNFKEGRTGNEVLKMSREQAIEEGLKPSIYTHPIGYHGHAAGTTLGMWDAQGGVPGDGDYPLHLNTAYSIELNAATYIEEWGKEIRIMLEEDAFFDESGVWYIDGRQREIMTIPRIPAKQ
- a CDS encoding DUF305 domain-containing protein, with product MDIVYMNNSFMAKLAKSILLFVLVIGLSACKNSESVSNNSDSDSSTVSEKATENGTEMTKAEMEALYWARRDSAKMNFTQADVKFMTGMIAHHAQALIMSRLAPENNASQQIQTLAARIINAQKDEIQSMQTWLRDRDQPVPEVHIKGLNLMIHGLGEDHMKMDHTNMAGMLSPAQLKELSEARGDEFDRLFLKYMIDHHKGAVTMVTRLFDTDGAAQDDAAFKLASDIQVDQRTEIDRMQLMLDRITAANQQ
- a CDS encoding PDZ domain-containing protein, which codes for MRKVLFTLAFSLLTLSLLAQTTTQYEISFENAVHHEAEISVTYTNLEDKILEVRMSRTSPGRYALHEFAKNVYGVKATDSKGNELEITRPNPHQWNISGHDGTVKFEYTLFANRGDGTYSQVDETHAHLNMPATFAWARDYEHRPIEITFDVREDLNWKVATQLKPLEGATFYAPDLYYFLDSPVEIADFHERQEAIDGQLIKMALHTPATDEEADEYFGKVMAIVNAQVNLFGELPEFDYGEYVFLSCYMPNASGDGMEHRNSTIVTNSKPLDRPLGNTSLGTVSHEFIHVWNVERIRPASLEPFDFEEANMSGELWFAEGFTSYYDDLILHRAGINTAEEYAAALDGGLNYVINRPGREFFSPVEMSYQAPFVDAATSVDPQNKTNTFISYYTYGSVLGLGLDLSLRKMDGNKNLDDFMKLMWRKFGKKEVPYTNRDIQATLAEYAGADFAEAFFENYIFDSQLPDYQSLLADFGITLVKANPGKAVLGTDIEIEDGIGKLESNAIIGSPIYKAGINTDDEISSIAGTALSEVESVDDILSGYKPGDEIEVRFTRWGQEKSVNVTLAEDSTLKTELNSKANRKAKEKRNAWLKN
- a CDS encoding homogentisate 1,2-dioxygenase, with the protein product MYYHALGKIPHKRHTIFRRPDGELYTEELFGAEGFHGNSSLLYHHHMPTRVVKIEEGAEISVKKADEKTLRHRLLKTKDIPAGGDPITGRKVLMFNNDIQIGTARPTGKMDYFYRNGEHDELLFIHEGEGHIQSVFGRLDFGYGDYIFLPRGTTYQMNFETDENRFLFTESTGPIEFPKRYLSEMGQFMENSPFCERDFRLPSEQLFHPEEGEFEVRIKKGGRFHHYTFDHHPCDVVGWDGYLYPWIFNIKDFEPITGRIHQPPPVHQTFRGHNYVVCSFCPRKFDYHPESIPAPYNHSNVDSDEMIYYVEGDFMSRKGIGYADITLHPGGIPHGPQPGKAEASIGAEETDEYAVMIDTFHPMYVTEEAMRLDDPSYPYSWLEDE
- the hppD gene encoding 4-hydroxyphenylpyruvate dioxygenase, with the protein product MANQSDTLKRPLEEKFDDHLGLQDVDYVEHYVNNAKQAAHFYITTFGFQLKGYSGLETGIRDRASYYLEQGNIRFVLSAPLNSDSPIAKFVQKHGDGVRDIAMHVEDVDRAFNESVKRGAEPVLEPHDMKDKHGTIRKAAIKTYGDVIHSFIDRSEYNGLFMPGFEAKESLVKSEPVGVEFVDHCVGNVELGRMEDWVDFYRDVLGFTQYISFDDKDISTEYSALMSRVMAGGRGMIKFPINEPADGKKKSQIEEYLDFFEGPGVQHIALLTGDIIGTVTKLRDRGVEFLKVPTTYYEELEDRVGKIDEPIEKLEDLGILVDRDDEGYLLQIFTKPVVDRPTLFFEIIQRKGARGFGKGNFKALFEAIEREQDARGNL